Proteins co-encoded in one Streptomyces diastaticus subsp. diastaticus genomic window:
- the mrdA gene encoding penicillin-binding protein 2, whose translation MSNIPETGRTPRVQIRLIVIQVLVVSLLLTLGGRLWYLQIRQGDEYAAKASGNHVQQVVKPAVRGAILDARGVPIADNETRLVVSASRTELMKMKDDGKAVLGRLAEVLGMTPKEVAEKVRLCDAETPQPCWNGSPYQPIPITDEATAKQALQIRERTEEFPGISAEPTAVRRYPAPGKAHTSQVLGYLSPVTDEEIKKAEDSDSPYLRSDQVGRSGLERTYDKELRGKAGVTRYEVDNLGRVIGEAESDPAEAGANVVTSIDSRVQAVTEYELNEAMKAARKEMDRNTNRLYEADAGAAVVMENKTGRVVAMASLPDYDPNSWVGGISGKDYAKFTSKKSNYPLLNRAIQGQAAPGSIFKVISSTAAVNAGYDFNGNYPCPSSYSIGGQVFKNFESQGYGSINLGRALEVSCDTVFYHLAHEQWKKDGGNNPKKPKDWFYKTAHQFGLGKETGIDLPNEVTGRVPDRQWKKDYWEANKDGWCKTGKKGGEYAEQIAYENCLEGMRMRAGDSVNYSIGQGDTLVTPIQMATIYAAIANGGTLYDPTVGKAVISADGKKTTEIEPTAHGKLPMNPKTRKQIEQALAGVATTGSAAWRFGGWPQDKIPMHAKTGTAEVYGKQTTSWFASYTPDYTIVMTISQGGTGSGASGPAVRKIYEAMYGLTEDGEQDVKKALLPEPQSALPKVEPDGSIHAPAVKPYLPVKPTPPADTQDLATAPGGPLLWRRD comes from the coding sequence GTGAGCAACATCCCCGAGACCGGCCGCACCCCCCGCGTGCAGATCCGGCTCATCGTCATCCAGGTCCTGGTCGTCTCCCTGCTGCTGACCCTGGGCGGGCGGCTGTGGTACCTCCAGATCCGCCAGGGCGACGAGTACGCCGCCAAGGCCTCCGGCAACCACGTGCAGCAGGTCGTCAAGCCCGCCGTGCGCGGGGCCATCCTCGACGCGCGCGGCGTGCCCATCGCCGACAACGAGACCCGCCTCGTCGTCTCCGCCTCGCGCACCGAGCTGATGAAGATGAAGGACGACGGGAAGGCCGTCCTCGGCCGCCTCGCCGAGGTCCTCGGCATGACGCCGAAGGAGGTCGCCGAGAAGGTCCGCCTCTGCGACGCCGAGACCCCCCAGCCCTGCTGGAACGGCTCCCCGTACCAGCCCATCCCCATCACCGACGAGGCCACCGCCAAGCAGGCGCTCCAGATCCGCGAGCGGACCGAGGAGTTCCCCGGCATCTCCGCCGAGCCGACCGCGGTGCGCCGCTACCCGGCCCCCGGCAAGGCCCACACCTCCCAGGTCCTCGGCTACCTCTCCCCGGTCACCGACGAGGAGATCAAGAAGGCCGAGGACAGCGACTCGCCCTACCTCCGCTCCGACCAGGTCGGCCGCTCCGGCCTGGAGCGCACCTACGACAAGGAACTGCGCGGCAAGGCCGGCGTCACCCGCTACGAGGTCGACAACCTCGGCCGCGTCATCGGCGAGGCCGAGTCCGATCCCGCCGAGGCCGGAGCCAACGTCGTCACCAGCATCGACTCCCGCGTCCAGGCGGTCACCGAGTACGAGCTGAACGAGGCGATGAAGGCCGCCCGCAAGGAGATGGACCGCAACACCAACCGGCTCTACGAGGCCGACGCGGGCGCCGCCGTCGTCATGGAGAACAAGACCGGCCGCGTCGTCGCCATGGCCTCGCTGCCCGACTACGACCCCAACTCCTGGGTCGGCGGCATCTCCGGCAAGGACTACGCCAAGTTCACCAGCAAGAAGTCGAACTACCCGCTGCTCAACCGGGCCATCCAGGGCCAGGCCGCGCCGGGCTCGATCTTCAAGGTGATCTCCTCCACCGCCGCCGTCAACGCCGGGTACGACTTCAACGGCAACTACCCCTGCCCCAGCTCGTACTCGATCGGCGGGCAGGTCTTCAAGAACTTCGAGTCCCAGGGATACGGCTCCATCAACCTCGGCCGAGCCCTGGAGGTCTCCTGCGACACCGTCTTCTACCACCTCGCCCATGAGCAGTGGAAGAAGGACGGCGGCAACAACCCCAAGAAGCCCAAGGACTGGTTCTACAAGACCGCCCACCAGTTCGGCCTCGGCAAGGAGACCGGCATCGACCTCCCCAACGAGGTCACCGGCCGCGTCCCCGACCGCCAGTGGAAGAAGGACTACTGGGAGGCCAACAAGGACGGCTGGTGCAAGACCGGCAAGAAGGGCGGCGAGTACGCCGAGCAGATCGCCTACGAGAACTGCCTCGAAGGCATGCGTATGCGCGCCGGTGACTCGGTCAACTACTCCATCGGCCAGGGCGACACCCTCGTCACCCCCATCCAGATGGCCACCATCTACGCGGCCATCGCCAACGGCGGCACCCTCTACGACCCGACCGTCGGCAAGGCCGTCATCAGCGCCGACGGCAAGAAGACCACCGAGATCGAGCCCACGGCCCACGGCAAGCTGCCGATGAACCCGAAGACCAGGAAGCAGATAGAGCAGGCACTCGCGGGCGTCGCGACCACCGGCTCCGCCGCCTGGCGCTTCGGCGGCTGGCCGCAGGACAAGATCCCGATGCACGCCAAGACCGGCACCGCCGAGGTCTACGGCAAGCAGACGACCTCCTGGTTCGCCAGCTACACCCCCGACTACACGATCGTCATGACGATCTCCCAGGGCGGCACCGGCTCCGGCGCCTCCGGCCCGGCGGTCCGCAAGATCTACGAGGCGATGTACGGGCTGACCGAGGACGGCGAGCAGGACGTCAAGAAGGCCCTGCTGCCCGAACCGCAGTCGGCGCTGCCCAAGGTCGAGCCGGACGGGTCGATCCACGCCCCGGCCGTCAAGCCCTACCTGCCCGTCAAGCCGACGCCCCCCGCCGACACCCAGGACCTCGCCACCGCCCCCGGCGGACCCCTTCTCTGGAGGCGCGACTGA
- the rodA gene encoding rod shape-determining protein RodA, producing the protein MAGFSVPGYGPERASWTRAFARDSVVRRLDWPMLLSALALSLVGVVLVYSATRNRMGLNQGDPYFFFVRHLLNTGIGLALMAGTIWLGHRTLRTAVPVLYGISVLLILLVLTPLGATINGAHAWLVIGGFSLQPSEFVKITIILGMAMLLAARVDAGDREHPDHRTVVLALALATVPMLIVMLMPDLGSVMVMVMIVLGVLLSSGASNRWILGLIGAGAAGAVLVWQLGVLDEYQINRFAAFANPQLDPAGVGYNTNQARIAIGSGGLTGTGLFQGTQTTGQFVPEQQTDFVFTVAGEELGFLGAGLIIALLGVVLWRACRIARATTELYGTIVAGGIIAWFAFQSFENIGMTLGIMPVAGLPLPFVSYGGTAMFAAWIAIGLLQSIKLQRPLSAS; encoded by the coding sequence ATGGCCGGCTTCTCCGTCCCCGGCTACGGGCCCGAACGCGCCTCGTGGACCCGGGCCTTCGCCCGCGACTCCGTGGTGCGCCGGCTCGACTGGCCGATGCTGCTGAGCGCGCTCGCCCTCTCCCTGGTCGGTGTCGTCCTGGTCTACTCCGCAACCCGCAACCGGATGGGGCTCAACCAGGGCGACCCGTACTTCTTCTTCGTGCGGCACCTGCTCAACACCGGCATCGGGCTCGCCCTGATGGCGGGCACCATCTGGCTGGGCCACCGCACCCTGCGGACCGCCGTCCCCGTCCTCTACGGCATCTCGGTGCTGCTGATCCTGCTGGTGCTCACCCCGCTGGGCGCCACGATCAACGGCGCCCACGCCTGGCTGGTGATCGGCGGCTTCAGCCTCCAGCCCTCCGAGTTCGTCAAGATCACCATCATCCTCGGCATGGCGATGCTGCTGGCCGCCCGCGTCGACGCCGGGGACCGGGAGCATCCCGACCACCGCACCGTCGTCCTCGCCCTGGCCCTGGCGACCGTGCCGATGCTCATCGTCATGCTGATGCCGGACCTCGGCTCCGTCATGGTCATGGTGATGATCGTGCTCGGCGTCCTGCTCTCCTCCGGTGCCTCCAACCGCTGGATCCTCGGCCTGATCGGGGCCGGAGCCGCCGGGGCGGTCCTGGTGTGGCAGCTCGGTGTCCTGGACGAGTACCAGATCAACCGGTTCGCCGCCTTCGCCAACCCGCAGCTCGACCCGGCGGGCGTCGGCTACAACACCAACCAGGCCCGCATCGCCATCGGCTCCGGCGGCCTCACCGGCACCGGCCTCTTCCAGGGCACGCAGACCACCGGCCAGTTCGTCCCCGAGCAGCAGACCGACTTCGTCTTCACCGTCGCCGGTGAGGAACTCGGCTTCCTCGGCGCGGGTCTCATCATCGCCCTGCTCGGGGTCGTCCTCTGGCGGGCCTGCCGCATCGCCCGCGCCACCACCGAGCTGTACGGCACCATCGTCGCCGGCGGCATCATCGCCTGGTTCGCCTTCCAGTCCTTCGAGAACATCGGCATGACCCTGGGCATCATGCCCGTCGCAGGCCTCCCGCTGCCCTTCGTCAGTTACGGCGGCACCGCCATGTTCGCGGCGTGGATCGCCATAGGACTCCTCCAGTCGATCAAGCTGCAACGGCCCCTCTCCGCGAGCTGA
- a CDS encoding TIGR03960 family B12-binding radical SAM protein, translated as MTDQSTAESVFPQLEALLPHVQKPIQYVGGELNSTVKPWESCDVRWALMYPDAYEVGLPNQGVMILYEVLNEREGVLAERTYSVWPDLEELMREHRVPQFTVDSHRPVGAFDVFGLSFSTELGYTNMLTALDLAGIPLNAADRTEDDPIVLAGGHAAFNPEPIAEFIDCAVVGDGEQAVLEITDIIRAWKAEGRPGGREEVLFRLARTGGVYVPAFYDVEYLPDGRIARVVPNRSGVPWRVSKHTVMDLDEWPYPKQPLVPLAETVHERMSVEIFRGCTRGCRFCQAGMITRPVRERSITGIGEMVDKGLKATGFEEVGLLSLSSADHSEIGDIAKGLADRYEEDKIGLSLPSTRVDAFNVDLANELTRNGRRSGLTFAPEGGSERMRKVINKMVSEEDLIRTVATAYGNGWRQVKLYFMCGLPTETDEDVLQIADMATSVIAKGRQVSGSQDIRCTVSIGGFVPKPHTPFQWAPQLSAEQTDARLEKLRDKIRGDKKYGRSIGFRYHDGKPGIVEGLLSRGDRRIGAVIRAVYEDGGRFDGWREYFSYDRWMACAEKTLPEQGVDVDWYTTRERGYEEVLPWDHLDSGLDKEWLWEDWQDALDETEVEDCRWTPCFDCGVCPQMDTSIQVGPTGKKLLPLSVVGQGG; from the coding sequence ATGACTGACCAGTCGACTGCGGAGTCGGTCTTCCCTCAGCTCGAAGCGCTGCTCCCGCACGTACAGAAGCCCATCCAGTACGTCGGCGGTGAGCTGAACTCCACCGTCAAGCCGTGGGAGTCCTGCGACGTCCGCTGGGCCCTGATGTACCCCGACGCCTACGAGGTCGGCCTGCCCAACCAGGGCGTCATGATCCTCTACGAGGTGCTCAACGAGCGCGAGGGCGTCCTCGCCGAACGCACCTACAGCGTCTGGCCCGACCTCGAAGAGCTGATGCGCGAGCACCGCGTCCCGCAGTTCACCGTGGACAGCCACCGGCCCGTCGGCGCCTTCGACGTCTTCGGACTCAGCTTCTCCACCGAGCTGGGCTACACCAACATGCTCACCGCGCTCGACCTCGCGGGCATCCCGCTGAACGCCGCCGACCGCACCGAGGACGACCCGATCGTCCTCGCCGGCGGCCACGCGGCCTTCAACCCGGAGCCGATCGCCGAGTTCATCGACTGCGCCGTCGTCGGCGACGGCGAGCAGGCCGTCCTGGAGATCACCGACATCATCCGGGCCTGGAAGGCCGAGGGCCGCCCCGGCGGCCGCGAGGAGGTCCTCTTCCGCCTCGCCCGCACCGGCGGCGTCTACGTCCCCGCCTTCTACGACGTCGAGTACCTGCCCGACGGCCGCATCGCCCGCGTCGTGCCCAACCGCTCCGGCGTCCCGTGGCGCGTCTCCAAGCACACCGTCATGGACCTCGACGAGTGGCCCTACCCGAAGCAGCCGCTGGTCCCGCTCGCCGAGACCGTCCACGAGCGGATGTCGGTGGAGATCTTCCGCGGCTGCACCCGCGGCTGCCGCTTCTGCCAGGCGGGCATGATCACCCGCCCGGTCCGCGAGCGCTCCATCACCGGCATCGGCGAGATGGTGGACAAGGGCCTGAAGGCCACCGGGTTCGAGGAGGTCGGCCTGCTCTCCCTCTCCTCCGCCGACCACAGCGAGATCGGCGACATCGCCAAGGGCCTCGCCGACCGGTACGAGGAGGACAAGATCGGCCTGTCCCTCCCCTCGACCCGCGTCGACGCCTTCAACGTCGACCTGGCCAACGAGCTGACCCGCAACGGCCGCCGCTCCGGCCTCACCTTCGCCCCCGAGGGCGGCTCCGAACGGATGCGGAAGGTCATCAACAAGATGGTCTCCGAGGAGGACCTGATCCGCACCGTCGCCACCGCCTACGGCAACGGCTGGCGGCAGGTGAAGCTGTACTTCATGTGCGGCCTGCCCACCGAGACCGACGAGGACGTCCTCCAGATCGCCGACATGGCGACCAGCGTCATCGCCAAGGGCCGCCAGGTCTCCGGCTCCCAGGACATCCGCTGCACCGTCTCCATCGGCGGCTTCGTCCCCAAGCCGCACACCCCCTTCCAGTGGGCCCCGCAGCTCTCCGCCGAGCAGACCGACGCCCGCCTGGAGAAGCTCCGCGACAAGATCCGAGGCGACAAGAAGTACGGCCGCTCCATCGGCTTCCGCTACCACGACGGCAAGCCCGGCATCGTCGAGGGCCTCCTCTCCCGCGGCGACCGCCGCATCGGAGCGGTCATCCGCGCCGTCTACGAGGACGGCGGCCGATTCGACGGCTGGCGCGAGTACTTCAGCTACGACCGCTGGATGGCCTGCGCCGAGAAGACCCTCCCCGAGCAGGGCGTCGACGTCGACTGGTACACCACCCGCGAGCGCGGCTACGAGGAGGTCCTCCCCTGGGACCACCTCGACTCCGGCCTCGACAAGGAATGGCTCTGGGAGGACTGGCAGGACGCCCTCGACGAGACCGAGGTCGAGGACTGCCGCTGGACGCCCTGCTTCGACTGCGGGGTGTGCCCGCAGATGGACACCAGCATCCAGGTGGGCCCCACCGGCAAGAAGCTGCTGCCGCTGAGCGTGGTGGGCCAGGGCGGGTAG
- a CDS encoding tellurite resistance/C4-dicarboxylate transporter family protein has protein sequence MESRTSPAGRPGARRATFGPVAGAAVMATGIVSTGCHLVGAEVVSLVLLGVGGAGWALLVGIFLQHFLGAREQWRRESRTAASLTGVAATSVLGTRVVLLGWAAAGWVLLAVAAAGWVVLLPQVVRSLGRRVPGSAYLTCVATQSLGVLGATLAPATGVAWPLPVAVVLLVAGFGLYVLVLLHFDFRQLQEGAGDHWVACGALAISALAAGKLTAASGEPLGWAEPLRSWLSAVTFVLLLAALAWYAVIAAAELRRPRPGYDPRRWATVFPLGMTAVAALTAAGEAGPATSGWLDPLGRALLWVAVAVWALVAVGSAKRLAGRALRRTP, from the coding sequence ATGGAATCCCGCACATCTCCGGCCGGCCGCCCCGGAGCCCGGAGGGCGACGTTCGGGCCGGTGGCCGGGGCCGCGGTGATGGCCACCGGGATCGTGTCGACCGGGTGTCACCTGGTGGGGGCCGAGGTGGTGTCCCTGGTGCTGCTCGGGGTGGGCGGGGCCGGTTGGGCGCTGCTGGTGGGGATCTTTCTCCAGCACTTCCTCGGGGCGCGGGAGCAGTGGCGGCGGGAGTCGCGGACGGCGGCCTCGCTGACCGGGGTGGCGGCCACCTCGGTGCTGGGGACGCGGGTGGTGCTGCTGGGGTGGGCGGCGGCCGGGTGGGTGCTGCTGGCGGTGGCCGCCGCGGGTTGGGTGGTGCTGCTGCCGCAGGTGGTGCGGAGCCTGGGGCGGCGGGTGCCGGGGTCGGCGTATCTGACCTGTGTCGCGACGCAGTCGCTCGGGGTGCTCGGGGCGACGCTGGCCCCGGCCACCGGGGTGGCCTGGCCGCTGCCGGTCGCCGTGGTGCTGCTGGTCGCGGGGTTCGGGCTGTACGTGCTGGTGCTGCTGCACTTCGACTTCCGCCAGCTCCAGGAGGGGGCGGGGGACCACTGGGTGGCGTGCGGGGCGCTGGCCATCTCGGCGCTGGCCGCGGGCAAGCTGACGGCGGCGAGCGGGGAGCCGCTGGGGTGGGCCGAACCGCTGCGGTCCTGGCTGTCGGCGGTCACCTTCGTGCTGCTGCTGGCCGCCCTCGCCTGGTACGCGGTGATCGCCGCGGCCGAGCTGCGCCGGCCGCGGCCGGGGTACGACCCCAGGCGGTGGGCCACCGTCTTCCCGCTCGGGATGACGGCGGTGGCCGCGCTGACCGCCGCCGGGGAGGCCGGGCCCGCCACCTCCGGCTGGCTCGACCCCCTCGGGCGGGCCCTGCTGTGGGTGGCCGTGGCGGTCTGGGCGCTGGTGGCGGTGGGGTCGGCGAAGCGGCTGGCGGGGCGGGCGTTGCGCCGAACGCCGTAA